The Granulicella sibirica genome has a segment encoding these proteins:
- a CDS encoding TetR/AcrR family transcriptional regulator, whose amino-acid sequence MQFILVSMTTAIDPDRKQKMVVEFRRGEILAAATRVFGEKGFEATKMEEIAAAAGVAKGTLYLYFESKDEVYVTTVERALAEVAALTAEHVERESTVAGKLAAFVRVRIAFWDEQQTLYRVILNSSRDGEHRARSIGWQRVVVVYLASIFEEGARAGEIPEQDYAAAAWAVMDAIRGVNERRVFSEGRGAEEDTRFLTEFLWAGLRAGTGI is encoded by the coding sequence ATGCAGTTTATCCTTGTGTCGATGACGACCGCAATCGATCCGGACAGGAAGCAGAAGATGGTAGTGGAGTTTCGGCGTGGCGAGATCCTGGCCGCGGCGACGCGGGTCTTTGGGGAAAAGGGCTTCGAAGCAACGAAAATGGAAGAGATTGCGGCGGCGGCAGGGGTCGCGAAGGGAACTCTCTACCTCTACTTTGAGTCAAAGGACGAGGTGTACGTCACGACGGTGGAGCGTGCGCTGGCTGAGGTGGCGGCGCTGACGGCAGAACACGTGGAGCGGGAATCGACAGTGGCGGGAAAGCTGGCGGCGTTTGTGCGAGTGCGGATCGCGTTTTGGGATGAGCAGCAGACGCTTTACCGAGTCATCCTGAACTCGAGTCGGGATGGGGAGCATCGGGCGCGGAGCATCGGGTGGCAGAGGGTGGTGGTGGTTTATCTAGCTTCGATCTTTGAGGAAGGGGCGCGGGCCGGGGAGATTCCGGAGCAGGACTATGCCGCGGCGGCGTGGGCGGTCATGGATGCGATTCGCGGGGTCAATGAGCGGAGGGTCTTCTCCGAGGGGCGCGGGGCGGAGGAAGACACGCGCTTTCTTACTGAATTCCTGTGGGCGGGATTGAGGGCCGGGACTGGTATTTAG
- a CDS encoding DHA2 family efflux MFS transporter permease subunit gives MTTVLEEPALVPAEDSLRDIAPPFDNERTPEPRVFNPWIVALVVTIGTFMEVLDTSIANVALPHISGSLSASQDEGAWVLTSYLVANAIVLPISGWLSSLMGRKNFYLISVFFFTVFSALCGLAPTLGMLILFRVAQGLAGGGLQPSVQAILADTFSPQKRGMAMALYTVAILVAPVLGPTLGGWITDNYSWRWIFYINIPVGMICVFLTRMVLEDPPHMKEAKAKARTQKVDWPGLGFIAIGLATLEIILDKGQELDWFGSPFIVTFAIICVISLTGCILWELHVKAPVVNLRLLKERNFLFCCLIILGLYAVLYATTYLLPLYMQQMMGYDATTSGLALSPSGLFTMLEVPIVGYVLTKGYDPRKMVFSGMILIASSCWWMSSMNLDVAEMNLIVPRIVQVLGLGLITVPVSTMVFRFIPKTESSQGAGLYALVRNEGGSLGIALVSTMLQRRAQLFQQTIGRNLTSSSGAVQQFVAAQVAAPGAAADNRYHALALLYTQMQRQALLLAYMDQFRMLCGIMLCMLPLVFFLKRPPVQKHIELEAH, from the coding sequence ATGACCACCGTACTCGAAGAACCCGCTCTCGTCCCCGCCGAGGATTCCCTGCGCGACATCGCGCCCCCGTTCGACAACGAGCGCACCCCCGAGCCGCGCGTCTTCAACCCCTGGATCGTCGCCCTCGTCGTCACCATCGGCACCTTCATGGAGGTCCTGGACACCTCCATCGCCAACGTCGCGCTCCCTCACATCTCCGGAAGCCTCTCCGCCTCGCAGGACGAGGGCGCCTGGGTCCTCACCAGCTATCTCGTCGCCAACGCCATCGTCCTCCCCATCAGCGGCTGGCTCTCCTCCCTCATGGGCCGCAAGAACTTCTACCTTATCTCCGTCTTCTTCTTCACCGTCTTCTCCGCCCTCTGCGGTCTCGCTCCCACCCTGGGCATGTTGATCCTCTTTCGTGTCGCCCAGGGTCTCGCCGGCGGTGGTCTCCAACCCTCCGTCCAGGCCATCCTCGCCGATACTTTCTCCCCCCAGAAACGCGGCATGGCCATGGCGCTCTACACCGTGGCCATCCTCGTAGCCCCCGTCCTCGGCCCCACCCTCGGCGGCTGGATCACCGACAACTACTCCTGGCGCTGGATCTTCTACATCAACATCCCCGTCGGCATGATCTGCGTCTTCCTCACGCGCATGGTCCTCGAAGATCCGCCCCACATGAAGGAAGCCAAGGCCAAGGCCCGCACCCAGAAGGTCGACTGGCCCGGTCTCGGCTTCATCGCCATCGGCCTTGCCACCCTCGAGATCATTCTCGACAAGGGCCAGGAGCTCGACTGGTTCGGCTCGCCCTTCATCGTCACCTTCGCCATCATCTGCGTCATCTCGCTCACCGGCTGCATCCTCTGGGAGCTCCACGTCAAGGCTCCCGTCGTCAACCTGCGCCTGCTCAAGGAGCGCAACTTCCTCTTCTGCTGTCTCATCATCCTCGGCCTCTACGCGGTCCTCTACGCGACGACTTACCTCCTGCCCCTCTACATGCAGCAGATGATGGGCTACGACGCCACCACCTCCGGCCTCGCGCTCTCACCCTCCGGCCTCTTCACCATGCTCGAAGTCCCGATCGTCGGCTACGTCCTGACGAAGGGCTACGACCCACGCAAGATGGTCTTCTCCGGCATGATCCTCATCGCCTCCTCCTGCTGGTGGATGTCGTCGATGAACCTGGACGTCGCCGAGATGAACCTGATCGTCCCCCGCATCGTGCAGGTCCTCGGCCTCGGACTCATCACCGTCCCGGTCAGCACTATGGTCTTCCGCTTCATCCCCAAAACCGAAAGCTCGCAGGGCGCAGGCCTCTACGCCCTCGTCCGCAACGAAGGCGGAAGCCTCGGCATCGCGCTCGTCAGCACCATGCTCCAGCGCCGCGCGCAGCTCTTCCAGCAGACCATAGGCCGCAACTTGACCTCATCGAGCGGAGCCGTCCAGCAGTTCGTCGCCGCGCAGGTGGCAGCCCCCGGAGCCGCCGCCGACAACCGCTACCACGCCCTCGCCCTCCTCTACACCCAGATGCAGCGCCAGGCCCTTCTCCTCGCCTATATGGACCAGTTCCGCATGCTCTGCGGCATCATGCTCTGCATGCTCCCGCTGGTCTTCTTCCTCAAGCGCCCACCAGTGCAGAAGCACATCGAGCTCGAAGCGCACTAA